From the genome of Thermodesulfobacteriota bacterium:
TGCCTGGCCTTTGCCGTGGCGGTGACCCGGGGCGGCGCCCGGCCCCAGGCCTGCCCCCATCTCGACCTGGCGGCCCTGCCCGCCGGGCTGGGCCGGGAGGCAGGACCCCCTCCTGACCAGGAGCGGCAGCTGGCGCACCAGCTGCGGGCCAAGGTCGTGGCCCTGGACCTGGCCGCCCTGGCCGCGGCCCTGGGCTGCCGCTGGGATGCCGGTGCGGCCGGCCTCCGCTTCCGCTACCTGGGCCAGGAGGTGCTCCTGGGCCGGGCAGGCCTCCTTTTGGACGGCAGGGAGCCGGAGGATCCCCGGGACCAGATCCTGCTGTGCAACTACGTGGCGGGCGGCGGTGCTGCGGCGCCCCGGCAGGATTGGGTGGGGATGGAGAGCCTGCCCAGCTCGATCTCCAAGATCAAGACCCTGCGCACCTACGGCGAGGAAAGGCTGGCCGAGCTGTTTGCCAGCCTGGCCGC
Proteins encoded in this window:
- a CDS encoding DUF3786 domain-containing protein, with the protein product CLAFAVAVTRGGARPQACPHLDLAALPAGLGREAGPPPDQERQLAHQLRAKVVALDLAALAAALGCRWDAGAAGLRFRYLGQEVLLGRAGLLLDGREPEDPRDQILLCNYVAGGGAAAPRQDWVGMESLPSSISKIKTLRTYGEERLAELFASLAAERLVVLAQALDGRPQDDPTATAAMIIPVLPRLPLLVLYWAPEPEEGFAARVKILFDRRVLEVLDLESLVFAAERLADRVQALAAASPPSEKAGAGHAAPEQRTWLGPAGRAPAP